A stretch of the Sphingomonas sp. CL5.1 genome encodes the following:
- a CDS encoding phosphorylase, which translates to MIAACGLKREARIVARACPDAVTVIGGGVAAQLEARLELAAEGFAGIILSCGIAGALSPALRPGDVVIDGDDTVVEQLRRAMPDAARGRIVGGDAILASVMAKRALRDATGGVAVDMESHVAARVAARRGLAFGAVRVISDGAADDLPPAALVGMRPDGGLALGAVLASLARDPRQLPALIRTGRQADRAFAGLKAAMEAVSRIIG; encoded by the coding sequence ATGATCGCCGCCTGCGGGCTGAAGCGTGAGGCGCGGATCGTCGCGCGCGCCTGCCCGGATGCGGTGACGGTGATCGGCGGCGGCGTGGCGGCGCAGCTAGAGGCGCGGCTGGAGCTGGCGGCCGAGGGGTTCGCGGGGATCATCCTTTCGTGCGGCATCGCGGGTGCGCTCTCCCCGGCGTTGAGGCCGGGGGATGTGGTGATCGACGGCGACGATACGGTCGTGGAGCAGCTGCGGCGCGCCATGCCGGATGCGGCGCGAGGTCGGATCGTCGGTGGCGACGCGATCCTCGCCAGCGTAATGGCGAAACGCGCGCTCCGCGATGCGACGGGCGGCGTGGCGGTGGATATGGAGAGCCATGTCGCCGCGCGGGTCGCCGCGCGGCGCGGGCTGGCGTTCGGGGCGGTGCGCGTGATTTCGGACGGCGCGGCGGACGACCTGCCGCCCGCCGCGCTGGTCGGGATGCGGCCCGACGGCGGGCTGGCTTTGGGGGCGGTGCTCGCCTCGCTGGCGCGTGATCCGCGTCAGTTGCCGGCGCTGATCCGCACCGGGCGGCAGGCGGATCGGGCGTTTGCCGGGTTGAAGGCGGCAATGGAAGCGGTCAGCCGGATAATCGGCTGA
- the hpnH gene encoding adenosyl-hopene transferase HpnH codes for MSLPFSQIARIGAYTLKEHIKGGKYPLVLMLEPLFRCNLACPGCGKIDYPDAILNQRMSYEQCMEAIDECGAPAVSIAGGEPLLHKDMARIVKGYIAKKKFVILCTNALLLKKKIDEYEPSPFFTWSIHLDGDKEMHDHAVDQQGTYDIAVEAIRLAKSKGFRVQVNCTVFDGADPARLAAYFDEMEALGVEITISPGYAYERAADQEHFLNRERTKKFFRDVFARGHGGKDWTFTNSPLFLDFLAGNQTYECTPWSMPLRTIFGWQKPCYLLGEGYVATFKELMEGTDWEQYGVGKYEKCSNCMTHCGFEGTAATDAIRHPLKMFGIGRKGVKTEGPMAPDVDLSKARKAEDVYSSHVERELAKIKEADPEGFKRVQKVA; via the coding sequence ATGAGCCTGCCATTCTCCCAGATCGCCCGCATCGGCGCCTACACGCTCAAGGAGCATATCAAGGGCGGCAAATACCCGCTCGTGCTGATGCTGGAGCCGCTGTTCCGCTGCAACCTCGCCTGCCCCGGCTGCGGCAAGATCGACTATCCCGACGCGATCCTCAACCAGCGCATGAGCTATGAGCAATGCATGGAGGCGATCGACGAATGCGGCGCCCCCGCCGTCTCGATCGCGGGCGGCGAACCGCTGCTCCACAAGGACATGGCCCGCATCGTGAAGGGCTATATCGCGAAGAAGAAGTTCGTGATCCTGTGCACCAACGCGCTGCTGCTGAAGAAGAAGATCGACGAATATGAGCCGTCGCCCTTCTTCACCTGGTCGATTCACCTCGACGGCGACAAGGAGATGCACGACCACGCCGTCGATCAGCAGGGCACCTACGACATCGCGGTGGAGGCGATCAGGCTCGCGAAATCGAAGGGCTTCCGCGTGCAGGTGAACTGCACCGTGTTCGACGGGGCGGACCCGGCGCGGCTGGCGGCCTATTTCGACGAGATGGAGGCGCTGGGCGTCGAGATCACCATTTCCCCCGGCTATGCCTATGAGCGCGCGGCCGATCAGGAGCATTTCCTCAATCGCGAGCGGACCAAGAAATTCTTCCGCGACGTGTTCGCGCGCGGGCATGGCGGGAAAGACTGGACCTTCACCAACTCGCCTTTGTTCCTCGATTTCCTCGCGGGCAACCAGACCTATGAATGCACGCCCTGGTCGATGCCGCTGCGCACGATCTTCGGCTGGCAGAAGCCGTGCTATCTGCTCGGCGAAGGCTATGTCGCGACCTTCAAGGAGCTAATGGAGGGCACCGACTGGGAGCAGTACGGCGTCGGCAAGTACGAGAAATGCTCGAACTGCATGACGCATTGCGGCTTCGAGGGCACCGCCGCCACCGACGCGATCCGCCACCCGCTCAAGATGTTCGGCATCGGGCGCAAGGGGGTGAAGACAGAGGGGCCGATGGCGCCGGACGTTGACCTGTCGAAGGCGCGGAAGGCGGAGGACGTCTATTCCAGCCACGTCGAGCGCGAGCTGGCGAAGATCAAGGAAGCCGATCCCGAAGGGTTCAAGCGCGTGCAGAAGGTGGCGTGA
- the ispH gene encoding 4-hydroxy-3-methylbut-2-enyl diphosphate reductase has product MTGSPSPLNVLLASPRGFCAGVVRAIDIVERALELYGPPVYVRHEIVHNRHVVERLRGKGAIFVEELDEIPAGAPTIFSAHGVPRAVQEAAVARDLPVLDATCPLVAKVHVQGRRYARAGRTLVLIGHAGHAEVIGTMGQIDAPVHLVSTTEDVAVLPFADDTPIAYVTQTTLSVDDTRGVIVALNARFSDVTGPDVADICYATQNRQTAVRDLARHSDLVIVVGARNSSNSSRLREIGDEMGVPSYLVDDGGGVERAWLDGVETVGITAGASAPDELIESVIAAIAAVRPVSVRQLDGVAENVSFALPPQLRRPVRAAAE; this is encoded by the coding sequence ATGACCGGTTCTCCTTCTCCGTTGAATGTCCTTCTCGCCAGCCCGCGCGGCTTCTGCGCGGGCGTGGTCCGCGCGATCGACATCGTGGAGCGCGCGCTCGAGCTTTACGGGCCGCCGGTCTATGTCCGCCACGAGATCGTCCACAACCGCCATGTCGTGGAGCGGCTGCGCGGCAAGGGCGCGATCTTCGTCGAGGAGCTGGACGAGATCCCGGCCGGCGCGCCGACGATCTTCAGCGCGCATGGCGTGCCCCGCGCGGTGCAGGAGGCGGCCGTCGCGCGCGACCTGCCGGTGCTCGACGCCACCTGCCCGCTGGTCGCGAAGGTGCATGTGCAGGGGCGGCGCTATGCCAGGGCCGGGCGGACGCTCGTCCTGATCGGCCACGCCGGCCATGCCGAGGTGATCGGCACGATGGGCCAGATCGACGCGCCGGTGCATCTCGTCTCCACGACGGAGGACGTCGCGGTGCTGCCCTTCGCGGACGATACGCCGATCGCCTATGTCACCCAGACGACGCTGAGCGTGGACGACACGCGCGGGGTGATCGTCGCGCTCAACGCGCGCTTCAGCGACGTGACCGGGCCGGACGTGGCCGACATCTGCTACGCGACGCAGAACCGCCAGACCGCTGTGCGCGACCTTGCCCGGCACAGCGACCTCGTGATCGTGGTCGGCGCGCGCAACAGCTCCAATTCCAGCCGGCTGCGCGAGATCGGCGATGAGATGGGCGTGCCGAGCTATCTGGTCGATGACGGCGGCGGCGTCGAGCGCGCGTGGCTCGACGGCGTGGAGACGGTCGGCATCACCGCCGGGGCCTCCGCGCCGGATGAATTGATCGAAAGCGTGATTGCTGCCATTGCCGCTGTCCGCCCCGTATCGGTGCGGCAACTGGACGGCGTGGCCGAGAACGTCTCGTTCGCGCTTCCACCCCAATTGCGTCGGCCCGTCCGCGCGGCCGCTGAGTAG
- a CDS encoding ABC transporter substrate-binding protein, producing the protein MRMSLSTALLLALTAPVPALAQADPARATVQTLDDGLIAIMKAKGTAKSRATAIAPVIDRTFDLPLMTRLAVGAGWTTIAPADQQALVAAFRRLTIAQYAANFDDWSGESFAIAPQVDARGGDRLVRTTLVTPGKAGIAISYRLRANGGEWKIIDVFYRNAISQIATRRADFASVLAKGGAKALVAHLDALAAKGSF; encoded by the coding sequence ATGCGTATGTCCCTTTCCACCGCGTTGCTGCTGGCGCTGACGGCCCCCGTTCCCGCCCTGGCGCAGGCCGATCCGGCCCGCGCGACCGTCCAGACGCTCGATGACGGGCTGATCGCGATCATGAAGGCGAAGGGCACGGCGAAAAGCCGCGCGACGGCGATCGCGCCGGTGATCGACCGCACTTTCGACCTGCCGCTGATGACGCGGCTGGCGGTCGGCGCGGGCTGGACGACGATCGCCCCGGCCGACCAGCAGGCGTTGGTCGCCGCCTTCCGCCGCCTGACGATCGCGCAATATGCCGCCAATTTCGACGACTGGTCCGGCGAGAGCTTCGCGATCGCGCCGCAGGTCGACGCGCGCGGCGGCGACCGGCTGGTGCGCACGACGCTGGTGACGCCGGGCAAGGCGGGGATCGCGATCAGCTATCGCCTGCGCGCGAACGGCGGCGAATGGAAGATCATCGACGTCTTCTACCGCAACGCGATCAGCCAGATCGCGACGCGCCGCGCCGATTTCGCGAGCGTGCTCGCGAAAGGCGGGGCGAAGGCGCTGGTGGCGCACCTCGACGCGCTGGCGGCGAAGGGCAGTTTTTGA
- a CDS encoding VacJ family lipoprotein, with the protein MSLSLLLLSAPAPMIAPARDMQTEAPAPPVVAPAPPRPSQEAPAAPELADPLTDPATVAAQPVPAKAPRHAKGDPLEGFNRKMFGLHQSLDKAIYRPAAMGYKHVAPKPVRTGLRHFFSNLTEPVAFVNYLLQLKFGKAGRTLVRFTVNSTLGVGGVLDLAKTEGINIPHHDNSFGDTLARYGFGPGPYLFLPLVGPTTLRDILGGPVDGAVLPIAIGKPFTDWRYQVSSAVIPGLDLRAESDDELRALFGGAVDPYATLRSVWLQNRAAEVAAIRHRKAPPGELDDPMRDPDAPAGASNAPELSDPLSDPAAHNPATTPR; encoded by the coding sequence TTGAGCCTTTCGCTCCTTCTCCTTTCCGCCCCGGCGCCGATGATCGCCCCGGCGCGGGATATGCAGACCGAGGCGCCCGCGCCGCCGGTCGTCGCGCCCGCGCCTCCGCGGCCGTCGCAAGAAGCGCCGGCCGCGCCCGAACTGGCCGACCCGCTGACCGATCCGGCAACCGTCGCCGCCCAGCCGGTGCCGGCCAAGGCGCCCCGCCACGCGAAGGGCGATCCGCTCGAAGGCTTCAACCGCAAGATGTTCGGGCTGCACCAGTCGCTCGACAAGGCGATCTACCGGCCGGCCGCGATGGGCTACAAGCATGTCGCGCCGAAGCCGGTGCGCACGGGCCTGCGCCATTTCTTCAGTAACCTCACCGAGCCGGTGGCCTTCGTCAATTATCTGTTGCAGCTCAAGTTCGGCAAGGCGGGGCGGACCCTGGTGCGCTTCACCGTCAATTCGACGCTCGGCGTGGGCGGCGTGCTCGATCTGGCCAAGACCGAGGGGATCAACATCCCGCATCACGACAACAGCTTCGGCGACACGCTGGCGCGCTACGGCTTCGGGCCGGGGCCGTATCTGTTCCTGCCGCTGGTCGGGCCGACCACGCTGCGCGACATATTGGGCGGTCCGGTGGACGGCGCGGTGCTGCCGATCGCGATCGGCAAGCCGTTCACCGACTGGCGCTATCAGGTGAGCAGCGCGGTCATTCCGGGGCTGGACCTGCGCGCCGAATCCGACGACGAGCTGCGCGCGCTGTTCGGCGGTGCGGTGGACCCTTATGCCACGTTGCGCTCGGTCTGGCTCCAGAACCGCGCCGCCGAGGTTGCGGCGATCCGCCACCGCAAGGCGCCGCCGGGCGAACTGGACGATCCGATGCGCGATCCCGATGCCCCGGCCGGCGCTTCGAACGCGCCCGAATTGTCCGATCCGCTCAGCGATCCCGCCGCTCACAATCCTGCCACAACGCCCCGATAA
- the dxs gene encoding 1-deoxy-D-xylulose-5-phosphate synthase produces MTDFPETPLLDTVGTPEALRGLPVDRLRQVADELRAEVISAVGQTGGHLGSGLGVVELTTAIHYVFDTPRDRLVWDVGHQCYPHKILTGRRDRIRTLRQGGGLSGFTKRSESEYDPFGAAHSSTSISAALGFAIANKLSGAPGKAIAVIGDGAMSAGMAYEAMNNAEAAGNRLVVILNDNDMSIAPPVGGLSAYLSRIASSREFLSLREVMKRIARRLPRPFHNAARKTDEFARGMTMGGTLFEELGFYYVGPIDGHNLDHLIPVLENVRDAEEGPILVHVVTKKGKGYAPAEAAADKYHGVQKFDVITGAQAKAPPGPPAYQNVFGEALADEADKDPRIVAITAAMPSGTGVDRFAKRHPTRAFDVGIAEQHAVTFAAGLAAQGMRPFCAIYSTFLQRAYDQVVHDVAIQNLPVRFAIDRAGLVGADGATHAGSFDITYLASLPNFVVMAAADEAELVHMVHTCVAHDTGPIAVRYPRGNGTGVALPAVPQVLEIGKGRVVREGKTVAILSLGTRLAEALKAADALEAKGLSTTVADLRFAKPLDEALIRRLLSTHEVAVTIEEGSIGGLGAHVLTLASDAGLIDTGLKLRTMRLPDRFQDHDKPDTQYADAGLDAQHIVNTVLKTLRWNERVAGERQIG; encoded by the coding sequence ATGACAGACTTTCCTGAGACACCATTGCTGGACACGGTTGGGACGCCTGAGGCGTTGCGTGGTTTGCCGGTGGATCGTTTGCGTCAGGTGGCGGACGAGTTGCGGGCGGAGGTGATTTCGGCGGTGGGCCAGACGGGGGGGCATCTCGGGTCTGGTCTGGGCGTGGTCGAGCTGACGACGGCGATCCATTATGTGTTCGACACGCCGCGCGACCGGCTGGTGTGGGATGTCGGCCACCAATGCTATCCGCACAAGATCCTGACCGGGCGCCGCGACCGGATTCGCACGCTTCGGCAGGGCGGGGGGTTGTCGGGCTTCACGAAGCGGAGCGAGAGCGAGTACGACCCGTTCGGGGCGGCGCATTCGTCGACCTCGATCTCGGCGGCGCTGGGGTTCGCGATCGCGAACAAGCTCAGCGGCGCGCCGGGCAAGGCGATCGCGGTGATCGGCGACGGGGCGATGTCGGCGGGCATGGCCTATGAGGCGATGAACAACGCGGAAGCCGCCGGCAACCGGCTGGTGGTGATCCTCAACGACAACGACATGTCGATCGCGCCGCCGGTGGGGGGCTTGTCGGCATATCTGTCGCGGATCGCCTCGAGCCGGGAGTTCCTGTCGCTGCGCGAGGTGATGAAGCGGATCGCGCGGCGCTTGCCGCGTCCGTTCCACAATGCCGCGCGCAAGACCGACGAGTTCGCGCGTGGGATGACGATGGGCGGGACGCTGTTCGAGGAGCTGGGCTTCTATTACGTCGGGCCGATCGACGGGCATAACCTCGATCATCTGATCCCGGTGCTGGAGAATGTCCGCGACGCGGAAGAAGGGCCGATCCTGGTCCATGTCGTGACCAAGAAGGGCAAGGGCTATGCCCCGGCGGAGGCGGCGGCGGACAAGTATCACGGGGTGCAGAAGTTCGACGTGATCACCGGGGCGCAGGCCAAGGCGCCGCCGGGGCCGCCGGCCTACCAGAACGTGTTCGGCGAGGCGCTGGCGGACGAGGCGGACAAGGACCCGCGCATTGTGGCGATCACAGCCGCCATGCCGTCGGGCACCGGGGTGGACCGGTTCGCGAAGCGCCACCCTACCCGTGCGTTCGACGTCGGCATCGCCGAGCAGCATGCGGTGACCTTCGCGGCGGGGCTGGCGGCGCAGGGGATGCGGCCGTTCTGCGCGATCTACTCGACCTTCCTGCAGCGCGCCTATGACCAGGTGGTGCATGACGTGGCGATCCAGAACCTGCCGGTGCGGTTCGCGATCGACCGCGCGGGGCTGGTGGGAGCGGACGGGGCGACCCATGCCGGGAGCTTCGACATCACCTATCTCGCCTCGCTGCCGAACTTCGTGGTGATGGCCGCCGCCGACGAGGCGGAACTGGTGCATATGGTGCACACCTGCGTGGCGCACGACACGGGGCCGATCGCGGTGCGCTATCCGCGCGGCAACGGCACGGGGGTGGCGCTGCCGGCGGTCCCGCAGGTGCTGGAGATCGGCAAGGGCCGGGTGGTGCGCGAGGGCAAGACGGTGGCGATCCTGTCGCTGGGTACGCGGCTGGCGGAAGCGTTGAAGGCGGCGGACGCGCTGGAGGCGAAGGGGCTGTCGACCACGGTGGCGGACCTGCGGTTCGCCAAGCCGCTGGACGAGGCGCTGATCCGTCGGCTGTTGTCGACGCACGAGGTGGCGGTGACGATCGAGGAGGGGTCGATCGGGGGGCTCGGCGCGCATGTGCTGACGCTGGCGTCGGACGCCGGGCTGATCGATACCGGCCTCAAGCTCAGGACCATGCGCCTGCCCGACCGCTTCCAGGACCACGACAAACCCGACACACAATATGCCGACGCCGGACTCGATGCACAGCATATCGTCAATACCGTGCTCAAAACACTCAGGTGGAATGAGCGTGTCGCCGGGGAACGCCAGATCGGATGA
- a CDS encoding DUF2141 domain-containing protein, whose translation MRRLLPALIALPLLSAAAPEGVLTVDVGNVRVGKGVVHVDVCPEAKFLKEDCPWSGNARARVGETRVTVGNLPAGRYAVQAFLDENGNGKVDRGFLGIPKEGIGFSNDAKIRLGPPKFADAEFAFDGTARTIRLNLRYFTGPSGPPAR comes from the coding sequence ATGAGACGCCTGCTCCCGGCGCTGATCGCCCTGCCGCTCCTTTCCGCCGCCGCGCCGGAGGGCGTGCTGACCGTCGATGTCGGCAACGTCCGTGTCGGCAAGGGCGTGGTCCATGTCGATGTCTGCCCGGAAGCGAAGTTCCTGAAGGAGGACTGCCCCTGGTCCGGCAACGCCCGCGCACGGGTGGGGGAGACGCGGGTGACGGTGGGCAACCTGCCCGCCGGGCGCTATGCGGTGCAGGCGTTCCTTGACGAGAACGGCAACGGCAAGGTCGATCGCGGCTTCCTCGGCATCCCGAAGGAAGGGATCGGCTTCTCGAACGACGCGAAGATCCGCCTCGGCCCGCCGAAATTCGCCGACGCCGAGTTCGCCTTCGACGGCACCGCCCGCACGATCCGGCTGAATTTGCGCTATTTCACCGGGCCGTCCGGCCCGCCCGCGCGCTGA
- a CDS encoding MMPL family transporter, with amino-acid sequence MANPVPRAVAASIRRPWLTIVAGLVLAALALAVVVDRFAMTTDTAELISPDVPWRQQERAMETAFPQLRDVMLVMIDGATPELAEDGATRLAARLAVDKAHFRRVSRPDGGDFFGREGLLFGTEKEVRDATAALIEAQPMLGPLAADPSLRGVAGAVATMADGVAAGQVSADRIDKPVRALAEAVDGALAGKPRPFSWQALFGGQGGALAAPTRRLILAQPVLDHGALMPGEAAEEAVRQAAGALGLDAAHGIRVQLTGEVPLADEEFATLQENIGLVGAIMLGAMLITLWLATRSARLVAAILATILLGLVITMAVGLLAVGRFNLISIAFIPLFVGLGVDFGIQICVRYNAERAGGAAPEVALRQAAAALGAPLTLAAGAIFLGFGAFLPTEYIGIAELGVIAGLGMVVALALSVTLLPALVIVFRPGPPRGETGFARLAPVDRLLERRRGTVLWTFVAALAASIALLPWVVFDFNPLHLRDPHAPAMRALAELTRDPDRTPNTIDVLAANRADAAALAAKLSKLSEVSHVVSLDSFVPEDQPPKLALIQDAALLLDVTINPLDIAPPPTDDDLVAALGQSAAKLRAAAKGDAAARDMRRLADAFDRLARASAAKRADVNALLVRPLGVMLDQMRLALQASPVTRADLPPDLVREWAAPDGRMRLQVFPAGDSNDNKVIRRFRAAVAGVTPAISGLPVATQAAAGTVAGAFVKAGIIAFMLVSALLFAVLRDAREVAFTLAPVVLSIFLTLGSCVLIGQPVNFANIIAFPLLFGVGVAFHIYFVMAWRAGATGLLQSSLARAVLFSALATGTAFGSLWLSRHPGTASMGEILMISLVWTLICALIFEPALLGPPDRKRHDESASR; translated from the coding sequence ATGGCCAACCCTGTCCCGCGCGCCGTCGCCGCGAGCATCCGCCGTCCGTGGCTGACGATCGTCGCCGGGCTGGTGCTGGCGGCGCTGGCGCTGGCGGTCGTCGTGGATCGCTTCGCGATGACCACCGACACGGCCGAACTGATCTCCCCCGACGTGCCGTGGCGGCAGCAGGAGCGGGCGATGGAGACCGCCTTCCCGCAACTCCGCGACGTCATGCTGGTGATGATCGACGGCGCGACGCCCGAGCTGGCGGAGGATGGCGCGACGCGGCTTGCCGCGCGGCTGGCGGTGGACAAGGCGCATTTCCGCCGCGTCTCGCGCCCGGACGGGGGCGACTTCTTCGGCCGCGAGGGGCTGCTGTTCGGCACCGAAAAGGAAGTGCGCGACGCAACCGCCGCGCTGATCGAGGCGCAGCCGATGCTCGGCCCGCTCGCCGCCGACCCGAGCCTGAGAGGCGTCGCCGGCGCGGTGGCGACGATGGCGGACGGGGTGGCGGCCGGCCAGGTTTCCGCCGACCGCATCGACAAGCCGGTCCGCGCGCTCGCCGAGGCGGTGGACGGCGCGCTGGCGGGCAAGCCCAGGCCCTTTTCGTGGCAGGCGCTGTTCGGCGGACAAGGCGGCGCGCTCGCCGCGCCGACCCGGCGGCTGATCCTCGCCCAGCCGGTGCTCGATCACGGCGCGCTGATGCCGGGCGAGGCGGCGGAGGAAGCGGTGCGGCAGGCGGCCGGCGCGCTCGGGCTGGACGCCGCGCACGGCATCCGCGTGCAGCTCACCGGCGAGGTGCCGCTCGCCGACGAGGAATTCGCCACCTTGCAGGAGAATATCGGCCTCGTCGGCGCGATCATGCTCGGCGCGATGTTGATAACGCTCTGGTTGGCGACACGCTCGGCGCGGCTGGTCGCGGCGATCCTCGCCACCATCCTGCTCGGCCTCGTCATCACCATGGCGGTCGGGCTGCTCGCGGTGGGGCGGTTCAACCTGATCTCGATCGCGTTCATCCCGCTGTTCGTCGGGCTGGGCGTGGATTTCGGCATCCAGATCTGCGTCCGCTACAATGCCGAGCGTGCCGGCGGCGCGGCGCCCGAGGTCGCGCTGCGCCAGGCCGCCGCCGCGCTCGGTGCGCCGCTGACGCTGGCGGCGGGGGCGATCTTCCTCGGCTTCGGCGCGTTCCTGCCGACCGAATATATCGGCATCGCCGAGCTGGGCGTGATCGCGGGACTGGGCATGGTCGTCGCGCTGGCGCTGAGTGTCACGCTGCTGCCCGCGCTGGTGATCGTGTTCCGGCCGGGGCCGCCGCGCGGCGAGACCGGCTTCGCGCGGCTCGCACCGGTCGATCGCCTGCTGGAGCGGCGGCGCGGCACGGTGCTGTGGACGTTCGTGGCGGCGCTGGCTGCGAGCATTGCATTGCTGCCGTGGGTGGTGTTCGACTTCAATCCGCTCCACCTGCGCGACCCCCATGCCCCCGCGATGCGCGCGCTGGCCGAGCTGACCCGCGACCCGGACCGCACGCCGAACACGATCGACGTGCTCGCCGCCAATCGCGCCGACGCGGCGGCGCTGGCGGCAAAACTCTCTAAGCTGTCGGAGGTGTCACACGTCGTCTCGCTCGACAGCTTCGTGCCGGAGGATCAGCCGCCCAAGCTCGCGCTGATCCAGGACGCCGCGCTGCTGCTCGACGTGACGATCAACCCGCTCGACATCGCGCCGCCGCCCACCGACGACGATCTCGTCGCCGCGCTCGGCCAGAGCGCCGCGAAGCTGCGCGCCGCGGCGAAGGGCGATGCGGCGGCGCGGGACATGCGGCGCCTCGCCGATGCGTTCGACCGGCTGGCGCGCGCGTCCGCCGCGAAACGCGCCGACGTAAACGCGCTGCTCGTCCGTCCGCTCGGCGTGATGCTCGATCAGATGCGGCTGGCGCTTCAGGCGTCCCCCGTCACCCGCGCCGACCTGCCGCCCGATCTGGTGCGCGAGTGGGCCGCGCCGGACGGGCGGATGCGGTTGCAGGTATTCCCCGCCGGCGACAGCAACGACAACAAGGTGATCCGCCGCTTCCGCGCGGCGGTGGCGGGGGTGACGCCGGCCATCTCCGGTCTGCCGGTCGCGACGCAGGCGGCGGCGGGCACGGTGGCGGGCGCATTCGTCAAGGCCGGGATCATCGCCTTCATGCTGGTCAGCGCCTTGCTGTTCGCGGTGCTGCGCGACGCGCGCGAAGTGGCCTTCACGCTCGCGCCGGTGGTGCTGTCGATCTTCCTTACGCTCGGAAGCTGCGTGCTGATCGGGCAGCCGGTCAACTTCGCCAACATCATCGCCTTCCCGCTGCTGTTCGGGGTCGGCGTGGCCTTCCACATCTATTTCGTGATGGCGTGGCGCGCGGGGGCGACCGGGCTGCTGCAATCGAGCCTCGCGCGCGCCGTGCTGTTCAGCGCGCTGGCGACCGGCACGGCGTTCGGCAGCCTGTGGCTGTCGCGCCATCCGGGCACCGCCAGCATGGGCGAGATATTGATGATCTCGCTGGTATGGACGCTGATCTGCGCGCTGATCTTCGAGCCGGCGCTGCTCGGCCCGCCCGACCGGAAGCGGCACGATGAATCCGCGTCGCGCTGA
- a CDS encoding Crp/Fnr family transcriptional regulator, with the protein MNPRRAEIAAIPLFEGAPADALDELAARVRIRALPRGGWAFDQGEPVERAHVLLSGAVRISQAGSDGGQVALRFIGPGEIFGSVAIFTDGQYPADGVAMTDSVEASWARAELLALAERFPRIALNLIAIVGHRLAELQNRVREMATQRAESRIANTLLRLGAQAGRATAAGIEIAFPLRRRDIADISGTTLYTVSRTLGDWRRRGLIAADGRGVVLTRTAELRGIAGSA; encoded by the coding sequence ATGAATCCGCGTCGCGCTGAGATCGCGGCGATCCCGCTGTTCGAGGGCGCGCCGGCCGATGCGCTCGACGAGCTGGCCGCGCGGGTGCGGATAAGGGCGCTGCCGCGCGGCGGGTGGGCGTTCGATCAGGGCGAGCCGGTCGAGCGCGCGCATGTGCTGCTGTCCGGCGCGGTGCGGATATCGCAGGCGGGAAGCGACGGCGGGCAGGTGGCGCTGCGCTTCATCGGGCCGGGCGAGATATTCGGCAGCGTCGCGATCTTCACCGACGGGCAATATCCGGCCGACGGCGTGGCGATGACCGATTCCGTCGAGGCGAGCTGGGCGCGGGCCGAGCTGCTTGCGCTGGCCGAGCGCTTTCCCCGGATCGCGCTCAACCTGATCGCGATCGTCGGCCATCGGCTGGCCGAATTGCAGAACCGGGTGCGCGAAATGGCGACCCAGCGCGCGGAGAGTCGCATCGCCAACACCCTGCTGCGGCTCGGCGCGCAGGCCGGTCGCGCGACCGCCGCGGGCATCGAGATCGCCTTCCCGCTGCGGCGCAGGGATATCGCCGACATTTCCGGGACGACGCTCTACACGGTCAGCCGGACGCTGGGCGACTGGCGCCGCCGCGGGCTGATCGCCGCCGACGGGCGCGGCGTGGTCCTGACGCGGACGGCGGAGCTGCGCGGGATTGCCGGGAGCGCATAG
- the crcB gene encoding fluoride efflux transporter CrcB gives MRAMVTPLWLAAGGALGTLLRYWINLLITARFGESLPWGTIFINITGSFVIGLFAALTEPGGRLMVPPDIRLFVLVGVCGGYTTFSSFSLQTLTLLQTGQPVRAIVNVVASVVLCLLAVWLGHSVPAMLHGVRN, from the coding sequence ATGCGCGCGATGGTGACGCCGTTGTGGCTCGCCGCCGGCGGCGCGCTCGGCACGTTGCTGCGCTACTGGATCAACCTGCTCATCACCGCGCGGTTCGGCGAGAGCCTGCCGTGGGGCACGATCTTCATCAACATCACCGGATCGTTCGTCATCGGGCTGTTCGCCGCGCTGACCGAGCCGGGCGGGCGGCTGATGGTGCCGCCCGATATCCGCCTGTTCGTGCTGGTCGGCGTGTGCGGCGGCTACACCACTTTCTCCTCCTTCAGCCTCCAGACGCTGACGCTGTTGCAGACCGGGCAGCCGGTGCGCGCGATCGTCAATGTCGTCGCCTCCGTCGTGCTGTGCCTGCTCGCGGTGTGGCTCGGCCATTCGGTGCCGGCGATGCTGCACGGGGTGAGGAATTGA